One stretch of Shewanella sp. Arc9-LZ DNA includes these proteins:
- a CDS encoding 23S rRNA pseudouridine(2604) synthase RluF, with the protein MRLSHYLAVCGVASRRQAARLIDSGRVSINHQLAKHTDRVNLCEIETILVDDKPILAVQDKQYWLYHKPVGIDCRLLVDDPHSLLHVLPELPRLYPAGRLDKDSRGLLLLTNDGQLTQALMHPDYYHPKTYVVQVDKPISASFLLMMTKGVSYGDVQTRPCEVRPLSLASAEDRFEIVLTQGLNRQIRRMCKALGYKVIDLMRTQLLDMRIDELAEKTMRPLTAAELLSLKRAVN; encoded by the coding sequence ATGCGATTAAGTCATTATTTGGCGGTGTGTGGTGTGGCGTCAAGACGCCAGGCTGCACGGCTTATCGACAGTGGTCGAGTGAGTATTAATCATCAATTAGCTAAACACACTGATCGAGTTAACCTTTGCGAAATCGAGACAATTCTAGTAGACGATAAACCGATCCTTGCTGTGCAAGATAAACAGTATTGGCTATATCATAAGCCTGTTGGAATTGATTGCCGTTTATTAGTTGATGATCCTCACAGCTTACTGCATGTATTACCTGAGTTACCAAGGTTGTATCCTGCAGGGCGTTTGGATAAAGATTCTCGTGGTTTGCTACTACTCACTAATGATGGTCAATTAACGCAAGCGCTCATGCATCCCGATTATTATCATCCTAAGACATACGTAGTCCAAGTTGATAAACCTATTAGCGCTAGTTTTCTATTGATGATGACAAAGGGTGTTAGTTATGGCGATGTGCAAACTCGACCATGCGAAGTTCGGCCATTGAGCCTGGCGAGTGCAGAAGACAGGTTTGAGATTGTATTAACCCAAGGATTAAATCGGCAAATACGCCGTATGTGCAAAGCATTAGGTTACAAGGTGATTGATTTAATGCGAACACAATTATTAGATATGCGTATTGATGAGCTTGCAGAAAAAACAATGCGGCCATTAACGGCCGCAGAGTTATTGAGTCTTAAACGTGCAGTAAACTGA
- a CDS encoding Na+/H+ antiporter NhaC family protein: MTKATSSVTTAGNSPASFVALLPLFLFLGLFIGAGLYFQSQGVDYAFYQLPSVIAILPAIVLAVLLSKQKINSAIETFIEGIGHSNIIAMCLIYLLAGAFAAVAKATGGVDATVALGLSFIPSNLLLPGFFVIAAFIATSMGTSMGTIAAVAPVALGVADQAQIDYALMAGAVMSGALFGDNLSIISDTTIAATRTQGCEMKDKFRENLVFSIPAAILTLIAFSIVGQGQADIAAQDIEILKVLPYLTILVLAVIGLNVFVVLSLGIVLAGMTGVLSSGYSVIQFGNDIYTGFTNMQEIFILSMLVGGLAALMQQQGGLTFVSKQIEGLISRFSKANGEASSRAAELGMAAIVAATNTCVANNTVSIVVTGDIAKELAEKHGVSPKRAASILDIFACIIQGLIPHGAQALLIASVFTISPLTAVSNAWYCMILAVVAVIIVIFRQRN; encoded by the coding sequence TTGACCAAAGCTACTTCATCAGTTACCACAGCAGGAAACAGCCCGGCATCGTTTGTGGCGTTATTACCGTTATTTTTGTTTTTAGGATTATTTATTGGCGCAGGCTTATATTTTCAAAGCCAAGGTGTTGATTATGCGTTCTATCAATTACCCAGTGTGATTGCGATTCTCCCTGCCATCGTGTTGGCAGTTTTGTTGTCGAAACAGAAAATAAATAGTGCGATAGAAACCTTTATTGAAGGTATTGGCCATAGCAATATTATAGCCATGTGCTTAATTTATTTATTGGCAGGCGCATTTGCTGCAGTGGCTAAAGCCACTGGTGGCGTTGATGCCACCGTTGCGCTTGGCTTATCGTTTATCCCATCAAATTTATTATTGCCAGGTTTCTTTGTTATTGCCGCTTTTATCGCGACCTCAATGGGTACATCTATGGGCACCATCGCGGCGGTAGCACCAGTGGCACTAGGTGTCGCAGACCAAGCACAAATTGATTATGCCTTAATGGCGGGTGCGGTGATGTCTGGTGCATTATTTGGAGACAACTTATCGATTATTTCTGATACCACGATTGCGGCAACACGTACTCAAGGTTGTGAAATGAAAGACAAGTTCCGTGAAAACTTAGTATTTTCGATACCGGCGGCGATCCTCACCTTGATTGCTTTTTCGATTGTCGGTCAAGGACAAGCGGATATTGCAGCTCAGGACATCGAAATATTAAAAGTATTACCGTATTTAACCATTCTGGTGCTAGCTGTGATCGGTTTAAACGTCTTTGTAGTGTTGTCGTTAGGGATTGTACTTGCTGGCATGACAGGCGTGCTGAGCTCGGGTTATAGCGTTATTCAATTTGGTAATGATATTTATACTGGTTTTACTAATATGCAGGAAATTTTTATTCTGTCGATGTTAGTCGGTGGTTTAGCGGCGTTAATGCAGCAACAAGGCGGATTAACCTTTGTCAGTAAGCAAATTGAAGGTTTAATCAGTCGCTTTTCAAAAGCCAATGGCGAAGCATCAAGTCGTGCGGCAGAGTTAGGCATGGCAGCGATTGTTGCCGCCACTAATACCTGTGTTGCTAACAATACAGTATCGATAGTGGTCACCGGTGACATTGCTAAAGAGCTTGCTGAAAAACATGGGGTATCGCCAAAACGAGCTGCGAGTATTTTAGATATCTTTGCATGTATTATTCAGGGATTAATTCCACATGGTGCCCAAGCATTATTAATTGCCTCGGTGTTTACCATCAGCCCATTAACTGCAGTGTCTAATGCTTGGTACTGTATGATTTTGGCCGTTGTAGCGGTGATAATTGTAATATTTCGTCAACGTAATTAA